Proteins from one Microbacterium faecale genomic window:
- a CDS encoding sugar phosphate isomerase/epimerase family protein — MNADPDATLARAAEIGFAQIELYNIVGWRDELARGLAANGLTAPTAHARLSGADVEEAFDAAASLGVRTLIDPMIAAERWTTRDDVKRNAEQLAEHGELAKKFGLEFGYHNHAWEVENVFGDETALEVLAAELPDDIGLEVDAYWAAVGGADVAAVLTRLGSRVRQLHIKDAPLAGGALSTDREDQLPAGQGAIRWDPILAAAPAAELLVVEFDEYRGDIYDGVAQGLAGIRTLIEGENA; from the coding sequence ATGAACGCCGATCCCGACGCGACCCTCGCGAGGGCCGCGGAGATCGGGTTCGCGCAGATCGAGCTCTACAACATCGTGGGGTGGCGCGACGAACTCGCCCGGGGGCTTGCCGCGAACGGCTTGACGGCGCCGACGGCGCACGCGCGACTGTCCGGCGCGGACGTCGAGGAGGCATTCGACGCCGCCGCATCGCTCGGTGTGCGCACGCTCATCGACCCGATGATCGCCGCGGAGCGCTGGACGACGCGCGACGACGTCAAGCGCAACGCCGAGCAGCTCGCCGAACACGGCGAGCTCGCGAAGAAGTTCGGCCTGGAGTTCGGGTACCACAACCACGCGTGGGAGGTCGAGAACGTCTTCGGCGACGAGACCGCGCTTGAGGTGCTGGCTGCCGAGCTTCCGGACGACATCGGGCTCGAGGTCGACGCGTACTGGGCGGCAGTCGGCGGGGCCGACGTGGCCGCGGTGCTCACGCGTCTCGGATCGCGCGTGCGACAGCTGCACATCAAGGACGCGCCGCTCGCGGGCGGTGCCCTCAGCACCGACCGAGAGGACCAGCTCCCCGCCGGCCAGGGCGCGATCCGGTGGGATCCGATCCTCGCCGCGGCGCCCGCCGCGGAGCTGCTCGTCGTCGAGTTCGACGAGTATCGCGGAGACATCTACGACGGCGTCGCCCAGGGACTCGCGGGCATTCGCACGCTCATCGAAGGAGAGAACGCATGA